In Sphingobacterium sp. SYP-B4668, the sequence TGAGTAAAGGGATAGGGTGTCCACCTTGTCTAGTAAAGCGAATGAGTATCCAGCTGATGGAATAGCCAATAAAATAGCTATCGTCCAAGAGATAAACTAATGCACGAACGAAACGGCTACAAGCATGGCTAACGCTCCACATGTCATCAGTATCAAAAACATATACCACCCAATTGCTTTTTGCTTTTTCTGGAAGGATGAATCCTCAGGGCTATTTTCAAATAGGGTCTCGCGAATCTCCTTTAGATTTCTGGATAACCAACCCTTTTTTCTTTCAGTCATATACCTGCTATTTATTGCAAAAATACACATTCTTTCTTTAATTAGAACATTTGTTCTATTTTTGACAAAAAAATAGTTGAAGGAATGACATGAGCTTCGATACACGCTGTCCAATCTGATGACGCGACCTCTAATCGACATTAAAAAATGTAATAGATGAAAACAAGTGATAAGATTTTGGATGTAGCCCGGCAACTTTTTAATGAATCGGGAATTCGGAATACAACGACAAGGGGTATAGCGGTTACAATGGCTATTAGTCCTGGAAATCTACACTACCATTTTAAACATACCGAAGATATCGTCATTGCGCTTTTTCGTCAGTTGATAGATTGGTATGATCATATTATTGAACAGGTTCAATACTTAAGCTTGGAATGTATTGATGACTTAATCCCAATTTTAGAGTTGATATATGAAAAAATGGACGAATTCCGATTCCTGTTTCTACATTTCGTAGAAATTGGGATTTGGATACCTGATATACGAATAGATTATCAACACCTTGTTGCAAAGCGAGAAAATCAATTCATAAATTGGTTGGAGCGATTGGAAGAACAGGGAGTATTAGTAACACTATCCCCTCAAATAAAGACTAATTTGGTGAAAAAGCTATTTATAGTTGGTGATTTTTGGATGTCCTATAATACGCTTTCCTATCGGTATTCAGGTATTGAAGCCAAGAAGGATTATGTTGACACCATGATGTCTCTGTTGTTACCTTACGTAAAAGACAGATAAGAAATCCACTGTCCGAAAGTGGACATCCAATTGTGCGATGGCGAACACCTAGTGGTATTGGTGTCGTCTCAATGTTTTGAATAACAGTGTTTTACTTTTTGGCCGATATATTGTTCGCAGGTATGATGAACGGAAATTCAGTAATTGTACCATGATAAAGAACTACTTCAAAATCGCTTGGCGTAATCTCAGAAGGCAACTGACCTTCTCCTTGATTAATATTGTAGGCTTGGCTATTGGATTAGCGACTTGCATTTTGATTAGTATGTATGTTTTGGATGAATGGAGTTACGATCGTTTTCATGCTCATGCAAATCGAATTGTTCGGGTTGTTTTTAAGGGTACTGTCCCTGGCGGCAAACTCAATGAAGCCCATGTCATGCCGCCTGTTGCCCAGGCTCTGAAGATCGAATTTCCAGAGGTTGAGGAGACGGTACGTATACGCTCAGGCGGACGTCCTAAGTTTGTCATAGCCGACAAGCTTTTTTACGAAGAGGATATGGCTTTTGTTGATCCGACTATTTTTAAGGTTTTCTCTCTACCCCTTGTTGAAGGTGATTCCCAAACGGCTTTGATTGAACCTAACACTGTTATTCTTTCGGAATCCACTGCCGAAAGGTACTTTGGGACCACGCAGGTTGTAGGGCGTTCGCTGACAGTTGAGGATGATGCCAAGACTAATTTGACTATTACTGGGGTAATGCGTAACATTCCATCCAACTCCCATTTTCAATTTGATATGTTGATTTCCATGGCCAGTTTTTCTGGTGCGCAATCAACATCTTGGATGGAGTCCGAATTTTTCACCTATCTACTTCTTCGTGAGGGTACTGATTTTAGACAGATGGAAAGCAAATTGCCAACCATTTTTGAAAAATATGCAGGTCCACAAGTACCCGAAGCATTTGGGATGAGCTACACAGCCTTTCGTCAAATGGGGAATAAGATCGGTCTCTATCTCCAACCCCTCACCGATATTCATTTGTATTCAGACTTTGCCTATGATCTAGGGTTGTCAGGAGATATCCGCTATGTATATATTTTTGGATCCATAGCGGTATTTATGCTTATCATTGCCTGCATCAATTTCATGAATCTATCTACAGCGGGCGCATCCAAACGCGCGAAGGAGGTTGGTATACGCAAAGTGTTAGGGTCTAGTCGAAAGGCACTCGTTCTTCAGTTTTTTGCAGAATCCTCGATGTTGGTTTTCATCAGTTTGCTTTTAGCCCTAGGACTGGTTGCTGCTGGTTTACCCTTATTCAATAAGCTTTCCGGTAAAGCATTTGACGTGACAGTATTCCAACATTTTTGGG encodes:
- a CDS encoding TetR/AcrR family transcriptional regulator, which encodes MKTSDKILDVARQLFNESGIRNTTTRGIAVTMAISPGNLHYHFKHTEDIVIALFRQLIDWYDHIIEQVQYLSLECIDDLIPILELIYEKMDEFRFLFLHFVEIGIWIPDIRIDYQHLVAKRENQFINWLERLEEQGVLVTLSPQIKTNLVKKLFIVGDFWMSYNTLSYRYSGIEAKKDYVDTMMSLLLPYVKDR